One genomic segment of Arcobacter lacus includes these proteins:
- a CDS encoding response regulator encodes MNKEKILIIEDDSIVALDIKRILNNLEYEVTNIVSNYEDAISSIKYEKPTLIFSDVNLGKDKKDGIDIINEIQKNSYIPVIFLTAYSDEETIKRAVKTNPLGYILKPFKKEDIKSTLLLALYKMKDEKFEKNISYVKLDEDYSYDLKNEILFFDLKPIKLSQKENQLLKILVESKGQFISFKEIESLLWQDFPINDSTLRTLIYRLRTKLSYKIIETIPSIGCKISKYTK; translated from the coding sequence ATGAATAAAGAAAAGATATTGATAATAGAAGATGATTCTATTGTTGCACTTGATATAAAAAGAATTTTAAATAATTTAGAGTACGAAGTTACAAATATAGTTTCAAATTATGAAGATGCAATATCGAGTATAAAATATGAAAAACCAACTCTTATTTTTTCTGATGTAAATTTAGGAAAAGATAAAAAAGATGGTATAGATATAATAAATGAAATACAAAAAAATAGTTATATTCCAGTCATTTTTCTTACAGCTTATAGCGATGAAGAGACGATAAAAAGAGCAGTTAAAACAAATCCTTTAGGCTATATATTAAAACCTTTTAAAAAAGAAGATATAAAATCAACTTTACTATTAGCTTTGTATAAGATGAAGGATGAAAAGTTTGAAAAAAATATTTCTTATGTAAAACTTGATGAAGATTACTCATATGATTTAAAAAATGAGATACTTTTTTTTGACTTAAAACCAATAAAATTAAGTCAAAAAGAGAATCAATTACTTAAAATTTTAGTTGAATCTAAAGGACAATTTATCTCTTTTAAAGAGATAGAATCTCTACTTTGGCAAGATTTTCCCATAAATGACAGTACTCTTAGAACTTTAATTTATCGTTTAAGAACAAAATTAAGCTATAAAATAATAGAAACTATCCCAAGTATTGGGTGTAAAATCTCAAAATACACAAAATAA